The following are from one region of the Luteimonas sp. MC1572 genome:
- the gntA gene encoding guanitoxin biosynthesis heme-dependent pre-guanitoxin N-hydroxylase GntA yields MNSTAPRRCPHATASANVQATRSPVPPAAGAMTARFLDFVGAQSFPCVGAKGALARDAIDVHEFARLGDRSNDASLLDALGTFAMMVDDADPADSTTYSFVALFDGPQDADESRFEALLWSQLQRLHDIDVRRGTRWAPDVSRDPGDPRFSLSLAGHPFFVIGLHPGASRMARRFAWPALVFNSHRQFEQLRADGRYPKMQAATRERDTALQGSINPNLADFGAAAETRQYSGRETEAGWTCPFRVRSPK; encoded by the coding sequence ATGAACTCCACCGCTCCGCGCCGTTGCCCCCACGCCACCGCATCCGCCAACGTCCAGGCGACGCGGTCCCCCGTTCCTCCCGCCGCTGGCGCAATGACCGCGCGGTTCCTGGATTTCGTGGGCGCTCAGTCCTTCCCCTGCGTGGGCGCGAAAGGCGCGCTGGCGCGCGATGCGATCGACGTGCACGAGTTCGCTCGTCTCGGCGATCGCAGTAATGACGCATCGCTGCTCGATGCACTCGGCACGTTCGCGATGATGGTCGACGACGCCGACCCGGCAGACAGCACGACGTACTCGTTCGTGGCCCTGTTCGATGGTCCGCAGGATGCCGATGAGAGCCGTTTCGAGGCGCTGCTGTGGTCGCAACTGCAGCGCCTGCACGACATCGACGTGCGCCGTGGCACGCGCTGGGCCCCTGACGTGAGCCGTGATCCGGGAGACCCGCGCTTCAGCCTGAGCCTCGCGGGGCATCCGTTCTTCGTGATCGGCCTGCACCCCGGCGCTTCGCGCATGGCGCGCCGCTTTGCGTGGCCGGCACTGGTCTTCAATTCACATCGCCAGTTCGAACAGCTGCGCGCCGATGGCCGTTACCCGAAGATGCAGGCGGCCACGCGCGAGCGCGACACCGCGCTGCAAGGCTCGATCAACCCCAACCTCGCCGACTTCGGTGCCGCCGCGGAAACGCGGCAGTACAGCGGCCGCGAAACAGAGGCCGGATGGACATGCCCGTTCCGCGTGCGGAGCCCGAAATGA
- a CDS encoding glutathione S-transferase family protein, with translation MTSLPILYAHPFSSYCQKVLVALYENGTAFEYRHLEEDGHMDQLAALWSLRKFPVLLDRGRTVIEASTIIEYLQQRHPGPCTLLPDDPDTALEVRFMDRFFDNYVSTPQQKCVADALRPAADRDAYGVREARAMLETAYAWLDTRMADRTWAAGDAFSLADCGAAPFLFYAHWTHPIPERHRALLGYRERLLARPSFARAVDEGRPYRNYFPLGAPDAD, from the coding sequence ATGACCTCCCTGCCGATCCTCTATGCCCACCCGTTCTCGTCGTACTGCCAGAAGGTGCTGGTGGCGCTGTACGAGAACGGCACCGCGTTCGAGTACCGCCATCTTGAAGAAGACGGGCACATGGACCAGCTCGCCGCACTCTGGTCGCTGCGCAAGTTCCCGGTGTTGCTGGACCGCGGCCGCACGGTGATCGAAGCGAGCACCATCATCGAATACCTGCAGCAACGCCACCCCGGTCCATGCACGCTGCTGCCGGATGATCCCGACACCGCGCTCGAAGTGCGCTTCATGGACCGGTTCTTCGACAACTACGTGTCCACGCCGCAGCAGAAGTGCGTGGCCGACGCGCTCCGCCCGGCCGCCGACCGCGACGCCTACGGCGTGCGCGAAGCCCGGGCGATGCTGGAAACCGCCTACGCCTGGCTCGACACGCGCATGGCGGACAGGACCTGGGCCGCCGGCGACGCCTTCAGCCTTGCCGACTGCGGCGCGGCGCCATTCCTGTTCTACGCGCACTGGACCCATCCGATCCCGGAACGACACCGCGCGCTCCTGGGCTATCGCGAGCGCCTGCTGGCCCGGCCCTCGTTCGCGCGTGCGGTGGATGAGGGACGGCCCTACCGCAACTACTTCCCGCTCGGCGCGCCTGACGCGGACTGA
- a CDS encoding DUF6151 family protein, with translation MAIPFHCTCGALQGEIEPSHAYARATCYCRDCRAFARTLGRGGDVLDGMGGVDIIAMLPAGLRITAGRAQLACLSLSPKGLLRWYAACCNTPIANTPRDRKLPYVGFLSHCIAAEPGDVDAAFGPSRIALNTASAEGQVAATPVRTALGVLRIMSGVAAARLRGRGAANPFFAAGSSRPVVEPRVLTLQQRADASRPSGPA, from the coding sequence ATGGCGATTCCATTTCACTGCACCTGCGGCGCGCTCCAGGGCGAGATCGAGCCAAGCCACGCGTATGCGCGCGCCACCTGCTATTGCCGCGACTGCCGGGCGTTCGCGCGCACGCTGGGGCGAGGTGGCGACGTGCTGGATGGCATGGGCGGCGTCGACATCATCGCGATGCTCCCGGCGGGCCTGCGCATCACCGCGGGGCGCGCGCAGCTGGCGTGCCTGTCGCTCAGCCCGAAGGGGCTGCTGCGCTGGTACGCGGCCTGCTGCAACACGCCCATCGCCAACACGCCGCGCGACCGCAAGTTGCCGTACGTCGGTTTCCTCAGCCACTGCATCGCAGCTGAGCCTGGTGACGTGGACGCGGCATTCGGACCGTCGCGCATCGCGCTGAACACGGCGTCCGCCGAAGGCCAGGTGGCGGCCACGCCGGTGCGCACCGCGCTCGGCGTGCTGCGCATCATGTCGGGCGTGGCGGCGGCCAGGCTGCGCGGCCGCGGTGCGGCCAACCCGTTCTTCGCAGCCGGATCCTCCCGGCCGGTCGTCGAGCCCCGCGTATTGACGCTCCAGCAGCGTGCCGACGCCAGCAGGCCCTCCGGTCCGGCCTAG
- a CDS encoding urea carboxylase-associated family protein — MSEAATAERIAPCSGRAVELAAGDVLVVIDPMGQQVSDLTAFSREDTAEYLSSGRSIDYASKLWLSTGDVLYSNRSRPMFTILEDTCGRHDFTLTPCSKRMFELLYGEAEGRPGCEGNLASALAPYGIGIDRVPIAFNIFMNVSVDGTTGNVAVLPPLSKAGDFIRLRAEMPLVVAMTACSAGQSNNFSYKPIDFRLEKGSGPAPGAIGPPATDC, encoded by the coding sequence ATGAGCGAAGCCGCGACAGCCGAGCGCATCGCGCCCTGTTCCGGACGCGCGGTGGAGCTCGCGGCGGGCGACGTCCTGGTCGTCATCGACCCGATGGGCCAGCAGGTCAGCGACCTCACTGCGTTCTCGCGGGAAGATACGGCCGAATACCTCTCCTCGGGCCGCTCCATCGACTACGCATCGAAATTGTGGCTGAGCACCGGCGACGTGCTGTATTCCAACCGCAGCCGCCCGATGTTCACCATCCTCGAGGACACCTGCGGGCGACACGACTTCACGCTCACACCGTGCTCGAAGCGGATGTTCGAACTGCTTTATGGTGAGGCTGAAGGACGCCCCGGTTGCGAAGGCAACCTGGCGTCCGCGCTCGCCCCGTATGGCATCGGGATCGATCGGGTGCCCATCGCGTTCAACATTTTCATGAACGTCTCGGTGGACGGCACGACCGGGAACGTCGCGGTGCTGCCGCCGCTAAGCAAGGCGGGCGACTTCATCCGCCTGCGCGCGGAGATGCCGCTGGTGGTCGCGATGACCGCGTGTTCGGCGGGTCAGTCGAACAACTTCAGCTACAAGCCCATCGATTTCAGGCTGGAAAAGGGCAGCGGTCCCGCGCCGGGCGCCATTGGCCCGCCTGCCACGGATTGCTAG
- a CDS encoding LD-carboxypeptidase gives MDRRHFIGTAALAGLLLPLAGGGRAIASPAGRLLPVALKRGDTVALVSPSSQVDDSFNLQLAREVMEALGFKVRTGANYAARRGHLAGSDAGRADDINAAFADRDVKAVICVRGGSGAARLLPLLDYGVIRANPKALLGYSDITALHNAIHAQTGLVTFHGPNGSGSWNSFNADQFRRLFFKRELMQYRNVADAGDELVPRKNRTVTITGGKVRGELVGGNLAVLTALAGSPYLPDFRGKILFLEDVEEAPYRVDRMFSTLKLMGALDQIAGFIFGECTDCNPGDGYGSLTLQEILDDYILPLGIPAYRGAMIGHIRQQFILPVGGRVELDADAGSFRLLEPVFQS, from the coding sequence TTGGACAGACGACACTTCATCGGCACCGCGGCGCTCGCGGGCCTGCTGTTGCCGCTCGCAGGTGGGGGCAGGGCCATCGCCTCGCCGGCTGGCCGCCTGCTGCCGGTCGCGCTCAAGCGCGGCGACACCGTGGCGCTGGTCAGTCCGTCGTCGCAGGTGGACGACAGTTTCAACCTGCAGCTCGCGCGCGAGGTCATGGAAGCGCTCGGGTTCAAGGTGAGGACCGGGGCGAATTACGCCGCGCGGCGCGGCCACCTGGCGGGCAGCGATGCCGGGCGCGCGGACGACATCAATGCGGCGTTCGCCGACCGCGACGTCAAGGCCGTGATCTGCGTGCGTGGCGGTTCCGGCGCGGCGCGGCTGTTGCCGCTGCTCGATTACGGCGTGATCCGCGCCAATCCAAAAGCGCTGCTCGGGTATTCCGACATCACCGCGCTTCACAACGCGATCCACGCACAGACCGGCCTGGTCACCTTCCATGGGCCCAATGGCTCGGGCAGCTGGAACAGTTTCAATGCCGACCAGTTCCGGCGGCTGTTCTTCAAGCGCGAGCTGATGCAGTACCGCAACGTGGCCGATGCCGGCGACGAACTGGTGCCGCGCAAGAACCGCACGGTCACGATCACCGGCGGGAAGGTGCGGGGCGAGCTGGTGGGCGGGAACCTGGCCGTGCTGACCGCGCTGGCGGGATCGCCATACCTGCCCGACTTCCGCGGCAAGATCCTGTTCCTCGAGGATGTGGAAGAAGCGCCGTATCGCGTCGACCGCATGTTCAGCACCTTGAAGCTGATGGGTGCGCTGGACCAGATCGCCGGCTTCATCTTTGGCGAGTGCACCGACTGCAATCCGGGCGACGGCTACGGCTCGCTGACGCTGCAGGAGATCCTCGACGACTACATCCTGCCGCTGGGCATCCCGGCCTACCGCGGCGCGATGATCGGCCACATCCGCCAGCAGTTCATCCTGCCCGTCGGTGGGCGCGTGGAGCTGGATGCCGATGCCGGCAGCTTCCGGTTGCTGGAACCGGTGTTCCAGTCCTAG
- the fabR gene encoding HTH-type transcriptional repressor FabR — MPDSALPPRPALGRRPSITREDLISAALALLGPNRSVSTLGLREVAREARIAPNSFYRHFRDIDELAVTLIERAGVSLRTIIGQARRQRASSGHGVVRSSVEAFFDQLSADDQLLQLLLREGLAGSDAYKQAVDRQLSYFEEELRVDLILLAKVTGVPLHEPAVVARAITRLVFAVGASAMDMPRERYPQQIEDLTMMVKMIVIGARAMHAGGK, encoded by the coding sequence GTGCCCGATTCCGCCCTGCCTCCCCGCCCCGCCCTCGGCCGGAGGCCCTCGATCACGCGAGAAGACCTGATCAGCGCGGCGCTGGCCCTGCTCGGGCCGAACCGCAGCGTGTCCACGCTTGGCCTGCGCGAAGTCGCACGCGAAGCGCGCATCGCGCCGAACAGTTTCTATCGGCATTTCCGCGACATCGACGAACTCGCGGTCACGCTGATCGAGCGCGCGGGCGTTTCACTGCGCACGATCATCGGCCAGGCGCGCCGCCAGCGCGCAAGCTCGGGCCACGGCGTTGTGCGCAGCTCCGTGGAGGCCTTCTTCGACCAGCTGAGCGCCGACGACCAGCTGCTGCAGCTGCTGCTGCGGGAGGGTCTCGCGGGTTCGGATGCCTACAAGCAGGCGGTGGACCGCCAGCTCTCCTATTTCGAGGAAGAGCTGCGCGTGGACCTGATCCTGCTGGCCAAGGTCACCGGCGTGCCGCTGCACGAGCCGGCGGTGGTGGCCCGCGCCATCACTCGCCTGGTGTTCGCGGTGGGTGCGAGCGCGATGGACATGCCGCGCGAACGCTACCCGCAGCAGATCGAAGACCTGACGATGATGGTCAAGATGATCGTCATCGGCGCGCGCGCGATGCACGCCGGCGGAAAATGA
- a CDS encoding rRNA pseudouridine synthase, with translation MSDPLRLAKRVADLARCSRIEAEQYIKGGWVSVDGRVVEDPAHPVTTESVDLDPAAKLEAVEPATILLHKPVGYDAISGRRAAAALVQPETRWEDDPSGERLLERHFHRLTPLVPLDADASGLMVFTQDGRVWRRLTEDGDEIEHEYVVEVSGDIAPYGLRRLCHGLHYGGRALPPCKVSWQNEIRLRFAIKGAQGGQLRDMCAQVGLDVVAIRRIRIGKVPLAKMPVGTWRYLPVGERF, from the coding sequence ATGTCCGACCCGCTTCGACTGGCCAAACGCGTGGCCGACCTGGCCCGCTGCTCACGCATCGAGGCCGAGCAGTACATCAAGGGTGGCTGGGTGTCGGTGGACGGCCGCGTGGTGGAGGACCCGGCGCACCCGGTGACCACCGAAAGCGTCGACCTCGACCCCGCGGCGAAGCTCGAGGCCGTGGAGCCGGCGACCATCCTGCTGCACAAGCCGGTCGGCTACGACGCGATCAGCGGCCGCAGGGCCGCCGCGGCACTGGTGCAGCCGGAGACGCGCTGGGAGGACGACCCCTCCGGCGAACGCCTGCTCGAGCGCCACTTCCACCGCCTGACGCCGCTGGTGCCGCTGGACGCCGACGCCAGCGGTCTGATGGTGTTCACCCAGGACGGCCGCGTGTGGCGGCGCCTGACCGAGGACGGCGACGAGATCGAGCACGAGTACGTGGTCGAGGTGAGCGGCGACATCGCGCCGTACGGCCTGCGCCGGCTGTGCCACGGCCTGCACTACGGCGGCCGCGCGCTGCCACCGTGCAAGGTCAGCTGGCAGAACGAGATCCGCCTGCGCTTCGCCATCAAGGGCGCGCAGGGCGGGCAGCTGCGCGACATGTGCGCCCAGGTGGGGCTGGACGTGGTGGCGATCCGCCGCATCCGCATCGGCAAGGTGCCACTGGCGAAGATGCCGGTGGGCACCTGGCGCTACCTGCCGGTGGGCGAGCGCTTCTGA
- a CDS encoding UdgX family uracil-DNA binding protein (This protein belongs to the uracil DNA glycosylase superfamily, members of which act in excision repair of DNA. However, it belongs more specifically to UdgX branch, whose founding member was found to bind uracil in DNA (where it does not belong), without cleaving it, appears to promote DNA repair by a pathway involving RecA, rather than base excision.) yields the protein MRRVTLDDGADLAQWRDAARSLLADDVPPAEVLWQGGAQGDLLGAMAMATSAADAGIAGTPAASRMPDATGTPRVSRGFLALATLVIAHADPQRHARLYRLLWRLVHGERTLLAMATDPDVAWAHDAAKAVSREKHKMKAFVRFREVADASGAVYIAWFEPEHDVLPQVAPFFVRRFAGMRWSILTPTRSAHWDGQALQLGEGAHRGEAPDGDALEELWRVYYANIFNPARLKVDAMVKEMPRRYWKNMPETALIPALVRDAGARMQQMVDAAPTVPRKAFPAPDLPSRPLPAGGLQGVHQAVSACRACALWRPATQAVPGEGPADARVMVIGEQPGDQEDLAGRPFVGPAGKLFDRALREAGIGRDTLYITNTVKHFKYAPRGKHRLHVRADAGEQAACRPWLEAELAQLRPRFVLCLGAMAGQALLGPGFAVLKQRGRWHSTGDGRAVLATVHPSYLLRLPAAAQAQAWDAFLADLRMLRSALDG from the coding sequence ATGCGCCGCGTCACGCTCGACGACGGCGCGGACCTCGCGCAGTGGCGGGATGCAGCACGCAGCCTGCTGGCCGATGACGTGCCGCCTGCCGAGGTGCTGTGGCAGGGAGGAGCGCAGGGCGATTTGCTCGGTGCGATGGCAATGGCGACGTCGGCGGCGGATGCCGGCATTGCAGGCACGCCGGCAGCCAGTCGCATGCCGGACGCGACGGGCACCCCGCGCGTATCCCGCGGGTTCCTCGCGCTCGCCACGCTGGTCATCGCCCATGCCGACCCGCAGCGCCACGCGCGGCTGTATCGCCTGCTGTGGCGGCTGGTGCACGGCGAACGCACGCTGCTGGCCATGGCGACCGATCCGGACGTGGCCTGGGCGCACGATGCCGCCAAGGCCGTGAGTCGCGAGAAGCACAAGATGAAGGCCTTCGTGCGCTTCCGCGAAGTCGCCGACGCCAGCGGCGCGGTCTACATCGCCTGGTTCGAGCCCGAACACGACGTGCTGCCGCAGGTCGCGCCGTTCTTCGTGCGCCGCTTCGCCGGCATGCGCTGGTCGATCCTCACCCCCACGCGCAGCGCGCACTGGGATGGCCAGGCGCTGCAACTGGGGGAAGGCGCGCACCGCGGCGAAGCGCCCGATGGCGACGCACTGGAAGAGCTGTGGCGCGTGTACTACGCCAACATCTTCAACCCGGCGCGGCTGAAGGTGGACGCGATGGTCAAGGAGATGCCGCGGCGCTACTGGAAGAACATGCCGGAGACGGCGCTGATCCCGGCGCTGGTCCGCGATGCCGGCGCTCGCATGCAGCAGATGGTGGACGCGGCGCCGACGGTCCCGCGCAAGGCGTTCCCGGCGCCGGACCTGCCGTCGCGCCCGCTGCCCGCAGGCGGGTTGCAGGGCGTGCACCAGGCCGTGTCCGCATGCCGTGCCTGCGCGCTGTGGCGTCCCGCCACGCAGGCGGTGCCCGGCGAAGGCCCGGCCGACGCGCGGGTCATGGTGATCGGCGAGCAGCCCGGCGACCAGGAGGACCTCGCGGGCCGTCCGTTCGTGGGGCCGGCGGGCAAGCTCTTCGACCGCGCGCTGCGTGAGGCCGGCATCGGCCGCGACACGTTGTACATCACCAACACCGTCAAGCACTTCAAGTACGCCCCGCGTGGCAAGCATCGCCTGCACGTGCGCGCGGACGCCGGAGAGCAGGCCGCCTGCCGTCCGTGGCTGGAGGCGGAACTTGCGCAGCTGCGCCCGCGCTTCGTGCTCTGCCTGGGCGCAATGGCGGGGCAGGCGCTGCTCGGCCCCGGCTTTGCCGTGTTGAAGCAGCGCGGGCGCTGGCACTCGACGGGTGATGGCCGTGCGGTCCTCGCAACGGTGCACCCGTCCTACCTGCTGCGGCTGCCCGCCGCCGCGCAGGCGCAGGCCTGGGACGCATTCCTGGCTGACCTGCGCATGCTGCGGAGCGCGTTGGATGGATAG
- a CDS encoding putative DNA modification/repair radical SAM protein: MQLTDKLAVLADAAKYDASCSSSGGAKRDARGTPGGIGSTGGMGICHAYAPDGRCISLLKILLTNFCIYDCAYCINRRSSNVRRARFSVDEVVRLTMDFYRRNYIEGLFLSSGIIQSGDYTMEQLVEVARRLRVEEKFRGYIHLKTIPDASPELLAAAGRWADRLSINVEMPTEGGLKALAPEKDAQGIRRSMGRLRLGIEEAKAEKKAPRFAPAGQSTQMIVGADAASDRDVLETSSTLYNSYRLRRVYFSAFSPIPDASRALPLRPPPLLREHRLYQADWLMRFYGFEVGEIAPSGADGMLDLDIDPKLAWALRHREQFPVDLDTAPREMLLRVPGLGAKTVHKLLVMRRHRRLRYDDLVRLRVAMGKVSPFICTPDHRPRGDVESAVLRAAMAAPPRQPDLFGH, translated from the coding sequence ATGCAGCTCACCGACAAGCTCGCCGTGCTGGCCGATGCCGCCAAATACGACGCGTCCTGCTCGTCGAGCGGCGGGGCGAAGCGTGACGCGCGCGGGACGCCCGGTGGCATCGGCTCCACCGGCGGCATGGGCATCTGCCACGCCTACGCGCCGGACGGCCGCTGCATCTCGCTGCTGAAGATCCTGCTGACCAACTTCTGCATCTACGACTGCGCCTACTGCATCAACCGGCGCAGCTCCAACGTGCGCCGCGCGCGCTTCAGCGTGGACGAGGTGGTGCGGCTGACCATGGATTTCTACCGCCGCAACTACATCGAGGGCCTGTTCCTGTCGTCGGGCATCATCCAGTCCGGCGACTACACCATGGAGCAGCTGGTGGAGGTGGCGCGGCGGCTGCGCGTGGAAGAGAAGTTCCGCGGCTACATCCACCTCAAGACCATTCCCGATGCTTCGCCGGAGCTGCTGGCCGCCGCCGGACGCTGGGCCGACCGGCTGAGCATCAACGTCGAGATGCCCACCGAGGGCGGGCTGAAGGCGCTGGCGCCGGAGAAGGACGCGCAGGGCATCCGCCGGTCGATGGGCCGGCTGCGGCTGGGCATCGAGGAGGCCAAGGCCGAGAAGAAGGCGCCGCGCTTCGCGCCGGCCGGGCAGAGCACGCAGATGATCGTCGGCGCGGACGCCGCCAGCGACCGCGACGTGCTGGAAACCAGCAGCACGCTCTACAACAGCTACCGGCTCAGGCGGGTGTACTTCTCGGCGTTCAGCCCGATTCCCGACGCCTCGCGCGCGCTGCCGCTGCGGCCGCCGCCGCTGCTGCGCGAGCACCGCCTGTACCAGGCCGACTGGCTGATGCGCTTCTACGGCTTCGAGGTGGGCGAGATCGCGCCGAGCGGCGCAGACGGCATGCTCGATCTCGACATCGACCCCAAGCTTGCGTGGGCGCTGCGCCACCGCGAGCAGTTCCCGGTGGACCTCGACACCGCGCCGCGCGAGATGCTGCTGCGCGTGCCGGGGCTCGGCGCCAAAACCGTGCACAAGCTGCTGGTGATGCGCCGCCATCGCCGCCTGCGCTACGACGACCTGGTGCGGTTGCGCGTGGCGATGGGCAAGGTGTCGCCCTTCATCTGCACGCCGGACCATCGCCCGCGCGGCGACGTGGAAAGCGCCGTGCTGCGCGCCGCGATGGCCGCGCCGCCGCGCCAGCCGGATCTGTTCGGACACTGA
- a CDS encoding DUF3228 family protein, giving the protein MTIFLTEFARARLFPREPRGNTIQDCTPEAFERHLNAEPPLEVLDGYAPFCKLHVHRNWTSTRCLAVPITDANRHLLRSDYEARTRAELPVLVRWFEGLEPPVADYLIPILYSREQLAKEGTVIDADWGVVGCMYTAEPVETPMAPITMMRNALGVDEGGSGVHIDREAYRASVEFWRTHANWRG; this is encoded by the coding sequence ATGACCATCTTTCTCACTGAATTCGCCCGCGCCCGGCTGTTCCCGCGCGAACCACGCGGCAACACCATCCAGGACTGCACGCCCGAGGCGTTCGAACGCCACCTCAACGCCGAGCCGCCACTCGAGGTGCTCGACGGCTACGCGCCGTTCTGCAAGCTGCACGTGCACCGCAACTGGACGAGCACCCGCTGCCTCGCGGTGCCGATCACCGACGCCAACCGCCACCTGCTGCGCTCCGACTACGAAGCGCGCACGCGCGCCGAGCTGCCCGTGCTGGTGCGCTGGTTCGAAGGCCTGGAGCCGCCGGTCGCGGACTACCTGATCCCGATCCTCTACAGCCGCGAACAGCTGGCGAAGGAGGGCACGGTGATCGATGCCGACTGGGGCGTGGTGGGCTGCATGTACACCGCGGAGCCCGTGGAAACGCCGATGGCGCCGATCACCATGATGCGCAACGCGCTCGGCGTGGACGAAGGCGGCTCCGGCGTGCATATCGATCGCGAGGCCTACCGCGCCAGCGTGGAGTTCTGGCGCACGCACGCAAACTGGCGCGGCTGA